One region of Pagrus major chromosome 7, Pma_NU_1.0 genomic DNA includes:
- the LOC141000404 gene encoding probable E3 ubiquitin-protein ligase DTX3 — translation MENSPNYHPGVVNSTEENCAICLDKVQEKKTLKCLHSFCSECINSVFKSKPACPICNTYHGEYTGNQPQGTMTVTRSLMDLPGFDHCGSIVIQYSFPAGIQGPEHPNPGVRYSSTSRTAFLPDCEEGKKVLKLLRIAFDRKLIFTVGRSVTTGLNNVITWNDIHHKTNIDGGPQSFGYPDPEYLSRVQEELRLKGVTEDN, via the exons ATGGAAAACAGCCCAAACTATCACCCCGGTGTTGTCAACAGCACCGAGGAAAACTGCGCCATTTGCTTGGACAAAGTTCAGGAGAAGAAAACGTTGAAGTGCCTCCACTCTTTCTGCTCCGAGTGTATCAACTCGGTCTTCAAGTCGAAGCCCGCTTGCCCGATATGCAACACCTACCACGGAGAGTATACCGGGAACCAGCCGCAGGGCACGATGACGGTGACGCGCAGCTTGATGGACCTGCCTGGCTTTGACCACTGCGGATCTATTGTGATACAGTACAGTTTCCCAGCAGGGATACAAGGG CCCGAGCACCCAAACCCTGGGGTGAGGTACAGCAGCACCTCTCGTACTGCCTTCCTGCCAGACTGCGAGGAAGGCAAGAAAGTCCTGAAGCTGCTGAGGATAGCCTTCGACAGGAAGCTCATCTTCACCGTCGGACGATCGGTTACCACAGGCCTCAACAATGTCATCACCTGGAACGACATTCATCACAAAACCAATATAGACGGTGGCCCACAAAG TTTCGGGTATCCAGATCCAGAGTATTTGTCCAGAGTTCAGGAGGAGCTTCGTCTTAAAGGAGTGACAGAGGATAACTGA
- the dtx3 gene encoding probable E3 ubiquitin-protein ligase DTX3, with translation MGSQVSSDEMSVRAGQGSDEVLVSQAVWDYLAAAGRPWLIDFQQKQGMSAGIIRRGERGGCCAVRLQPVEGSRSSGAGVMDGPISSETRKAFIDLCRCARKEMSKQEGGPKRKRALLPCVGVLEPNGEGSLLQPPPPQPRRSQRQQQRFRKPADEEACAMLHEAAQRKDMDSSLASHSEAEDNKTCSICMGDIVEKTTLERCGHSFCRSCLDQAFKVKKACPVCRLVYGQLIGNQPANGTMIVERDPDLELPGHEGYGCVCIIYSFPPGLQAPEHPNPGVRYPGTDRVAYLPDSPEGNRVLGLLRRAFEQRLIFTIGTSMTTGMQNVITWNDIHHKTSIWGGPRCFGYPDPTYLVRVTEELREKGITAD, from the exons ATGGGATCACAAG TTTCTTCTGATGAGATGAGTGTGCGTGCTGGCCAGGGCAGTGATGAGGTACTGGTTTCACAGGCGGTGTGGGATTACCTGGCTGCAGCTGGGCGGCCCTGGCTCATTGACTTCCAGCAAAAGCAGGGGATGAGCGCTGGTATCATTAGGCGAGGAGAAAGGGGGGGCTGCTGCGCCGTGAGGCTGCAGCCGGTGGAAGGCTCCAGGAGCTCTGGAGCTGGTGTGATGGATGGACCCATCTCCAGCGAGACACGAAAAGCCTTCATTGACTTATGCCGCTGTGCCCGCAAAGAAATGAGCAAACAGGAGGGGGGACCCAAGAGGAAGAGGGCTCTGCTTCCCTGTGTGGGAGTCCTGGAGCCAAACGGAGAGGGGAGCCTGCTtcagcctccacctccccaGCCTCGGCGCTcccagagacagcagcagaggttCAGGAAGCCTGCTGATGAGGAGGCCTGCGCCATGCTCCACGAGGCAGCCCAGAGGAAGGACATGGACTCCAGCTTGGCTTCTCATAGTGAGGCAGAGGACAACAAAACTTGTTCAATCTGCATGGGGGACATAGTGGAGAAGACAACCCTGGAGAGGTGTGGCCATTCATTCTGTCGCTCTTGCCTGGATCAAGCCTTTAAGGTGAAGAAAGCGTGTCCTGTGTGTCGGCTGGTGTACGGCCAGTTGATTGGGAACCAGCCCGCTAATGGTACAATGATCGTAGAGCGAGATCCTGATCTGGAGCTTCCTGGCCATGAAGGCTACGGGTGTGTCTGCATCATCTACAGCTTCCCTCCTGGCCTACAGGCG CCAGAACACCCCAACCCAGGAGTTCGGTACCCAGGAACAGACCGTGTGGCCTACCTCCCTGACAGCCCTGAGGGGAACCGTGTGCTGGGCCTGCTGCGCCGGGCCTTTGAGCAGCGCCTTATCTTCACCATCGGTACCTCCATGACTACGGGCATGCAAAATGTCATCACCTGGAATGACATTCACCACAAGACCTCAATATGGGGCGGGCCCCGCTG TTTTGGCTACCCAGACCCCACTTACCTGGTGCGAGTGACAGAGGAGCTCAGAGAGAAAGGCatcacagctgactga
- the ptges3a gene encoding prostaglandin E synthase 3, whose protein sequence is MHPATAKWYDRRDTVFVDFCVEDSKDVQVRFDTAKVIFSCVSGADKIKHQNTVELFGEIDPKESKHKRTDRSVLCCLRKAEAGKAWPRLTKDKTKNNWLSVDFINWKDWEDDSDEDLSSFDKFSEMMNSMGGDDLPDLDAPEEERDSADSDDEKMPDLE, encoded by the exons AT GCATCCTGCAACAGCTAAGTGGTATGACAGACGAGACACTGTTTTTGTAGATTTCTGCGTGGAGGACAGTAAAGATGTGCAAGTTCGTTTTGACACCGCCAAAGTTATTTTCAG CTGTGTCAGTGGAGCAGATAAAATCAAACACCAGAATACAGTGGAGCTGTTTGGGGAGATTGACCCCAAA GAATCCAAACACAAACGCACTGAtaggtctgtgttgtgttgtttacgAAAAGCAGAGGCTGGAAAAGCATGGCCACGACTTACCAAAGACAAGACAAAG AACAACTGGCTGAGTGTGGATTTCATTAATTGGAAAGACTGGGAAGATGACTCAGATGAGGACTTGTCAAGTTTTGACAAATTCTCAGAG ATGATGAACAGCATGGGAGGAGATGATCTACCTGATTTAGATGCTCCAGAAGAAGAG CGTGATTCTGCAGACAGTGACGATGAAA AAATGCCCGACCTTGAGTAG